In the genome of Methylomagnum ishizawai, the window GGGCGAGCGGCGGGTCTACCGTCTACCCTCCAAGGGCGCGGTATCGCTGCGCGCACTGGTGGACGCCTTCAACGCCGCCGACCCGGCGCATCCCGTCCGCGTGGCCTGGGGCGCACGGCCCTACCGGGAGCGCGAGGTGTTCGAGCCTTGGGAAAACACCGCAATCTTGCCCGGATGGTGGCCGGAAATCGATCTGGCGACAGGGTTGTCCCGGCTCCGCCGCCAGGAAAGCCCGCCATGAACCAGGATTACCGCGCCCGCCTGTTTCCCGAGATTTGCAAGGCCGACACGCCCGCAGGTTTGCTGGCCGTGGCCCGCGCCGCCGCAGCCCTGCATCCCTGGGCGGCGGACGGTACGGTGGACCCGAGCGAACTCCTGGGCGGGGATTTACCGCTCGCGCTGTACGGCGCGGGCCGGTTCGCCCAATCGGTGCTGGCACACTGGCTGCCCTTGGGCATCCGGCCCGCGTTCTGCGTGGACAACAACCCCAAGTTCTGGGGCAAGGCACTATTGGGCATCCCCATCGCGCCCGTGGCCGCGCTCTGGGAACACCGCCCCACGCCACGGGTGGTGGTGGCGGCGATGATTAACGGCGGGATCGCGGCGGAACTGGCCGCGCACGGCCTCCCCTGCCTGTTCGCCGAACGCGACGGCCAAGTCGGCTATTTGCCGGGTTGGCATTTGCTGCAGGCCGGGGCGGACCTGGAACGGCTCTGGCCAGCGCTCGCGGACGATCATTCCCGCCGGGTTCTGCTGGCGGCTGGCAAGGCGCGGCTGTTCCAGGACATCCATTTCGAGATGGTCGGCAGCCCCTTCCTGCATCAGGTCGCCAGCGCCCCGCAATATTTCCAGGCCGATCTCCTGGATTTCGCGGACGGCGAAACCTGGGTGGATTGTGGCGCTTTCGACGGCGATTTCGTGGTGGGGGGGCACGCCTTCATGCACGCGGCGGGACGGAAAGTGCCGGGCATCCACGCCTTCGAAGCCGACGCGGACAATCTGGCCCGGTTGCGGCGGACGGTGCGCGATTACGGCCTGGAGAATGTCCAGCTACACCATGCGCTGGTGGGCGACGCGGACGGTTGGTGCGCCGAACCCGATTTCAACAACTGCCGCGCCGACGGAACCAGCGCCCCGGTGCGCCGGGTGACGCTCGATTCGGCATTGGCAGGCCGGGAAGTGCATTTCGTGAAAATGGACATCGAGGGCGCGGAACCGGACGCCCTGCAAGGAGCGCGGAGCCTCATGGGCCAGTGGCATCCCAAGCTGGCGATCTGTGTCTACCATGAAACCCGACACCTGTTGGATATTCCGTTGTCGCTCTATGACCTTCATGCGGGATACCGGATATACCTCAGGCACCATTCCACCCACACCCTGTGGGAAACCGTTTGCTATGCCGCTCCCGGCTGATGCTCCAAGGAGGTTCCGAATGAAGGCCCAGGTCAAACCCAGGATCAACCTGGACAACCGCACCCCGTTGCAAGAAGTGATCCCCCTGTCCACGCCCTTCGTGCTGTTCGTGGACCCCGTGAACACCTGCAATTTCCAGTGCAAATTCTGCCCCACCGGAGATCGGGAACTGATCCGCTCGACCGGACGCTGGCAAGGGCGGCTGGACTTCGAGGTCTACCGCAAGCTCATCGACGACCTGGGCGAATTCGACCAGCCGTTGAAAGTGCTGCGCCTCTACAAGGAAGGCGAACCCTTGCTGCATACCCGCTTCGCCGATATGGTCGGCTACGCCAAGCGCAGCGGCCATGTGCAATACATCGACACCACCACCAACGGCTATTTGCTGACGCCGGACCGGGTGGGACCGATCCTGGACGCCGGCATCGACCGCATCAACATCTCCGTCGATGGCATGTCCAGCGCGCAATATTGGGAATTCACCCAGACGCGGGTGGATTTCGACCGCTTCGTCGATAACATCCGCCAGCTTTACCAGCGCAAGGGCGATTGCGAAATCTGCGTCAAGATTCCGGGCGATATCCTCGGCGAGACGGACAAACAGCGCTTCTACGACATCTTCGGCGAGATCGCCGACCGGGTGTTCATCGAAAACTTCGCGCCCTGCTGGCCCAGCTTCGACGTGGAGGAACGCACCGGGATCGAAATCACCGAAGGCATCTACGGCAACACCATCCACGATATCGAAACCTGCCCGTATATCTTTTATTCCATGGCCGTCAACACCGACGGCAGCGTCAGCCTATGTTTCCTGGACTGGGCGCGCAAGCTTTCCATCGGCGATGTCCGCACCGAATCCCTGAAAGCCATCTGGAATGGTGAAGCCATGCGCCGCCACCGCATCGCCCATTTGAGCGGCTGCCGCAAGGACGACCCCACTTGCGCCGCCTGCGGCCAATTGAGCCATTGCCTGCCCGACAACATCGATCCCTATCGCTGGCAACTCCTGGAGCGGATCGATCCGGGCACCCGCCCCCCGTTGGGAAAAGTGGCCTAGGCTTAGCCCATCACTGTGGATCGACGCAACCCGGAGGCCGGAACATCATGACCGCGGAAACCGTGAACATCCCCCATCAAGCCGGACAGGAGCGCGAATTCAGCCTGCTGTTCGTGATCCTGCCCTACCGTGTCTATGCCAACGAGGCGAAATCCAGCAAGACGCGGAGTTTCACCGCGATGCCCTACGGCGTGCTGTCCATCGCCTCCTACCTCAAGAAGCACAGCCGCCGCCCGCTGGACATCCGCATCTTCGACATGAACCTCTACGACCGGGACGAATGGCATAGCGCCCTGGCGCAAACCCTGGCCCAGCGGACCCCGGATGTCGTCGGCCTGTCGCTGATGTTCGATATTTCCTACCGCTACGTGGCCGAGATCGCGGGCGCGGCCCGGAAACTGTCGCCCGAAACCTTGATCCTGCTGGGCGGAGCGGCGGCCACCACCTCCTGGGAAGCCATCCCCCGCGAGCAGCCCGATATCGACGCGGTCTGCTACGCCGAGGGGGAAGCGGCCCTGCTGCGTTTGGTGAACGCGCCCGAACCCAGGGCCGAACTGGCCCGCCATCCCGCCTGGGTCACCCGCCACAAGCTCGATCAACGGGTGCCGCCGGTTGCCGATTATCTGAACGACCTGGACGAACTGATCGACATCGATTACGGCCTGATCGAATACTGGAAATACGGGATGAAAGAGGCGTTCTCGCCGTTCTCCTCCTACGGGGACGACCATGAGAACCGGCAATTCTTCATCGTGACCTCCAGGGGCTGCCCATTCAAATGCGTCTTCTGCGCCGAGCCTTCCTTCCACGGCAAGAACATGCGCTATGCCAGCGTCGATGCGGTGATCGCCCATGTCGGCCAGTTGGTCGAGCGCTACGGCATGAACGTCCTGACGTTCTATGACGACCAGCTCTTGCTGGAACGGGACCGGGCCAAGGAATTGTTCCGCCGCTTGGCACCGTTCGGGCT includes:
- a CDS encoding FkbM family methyltransferase yields the protein MNQDYRARLFPEICKADTPAGLLAVARAAAALHPWAADGTVDPSELLGGDLPLALYGAGRFAQSVLAHWLPLGIRPAFCVDNNPKFWGKALLGIPIAPVAALWEHRPTPRVVVAAMINGGIAAELAAHGLPCLFAERDGQVGYLPGWHLLQAGADLERLWPALADDHSRRVLLAAGKARLFQDIHFEMVGSPFLHQVASAPQYFQADLLDFADGETWVDCGAFDGDFVVGGHAFMHAAGRKVPGIHAFEADADNLARLRRTVRDYGLENVQLHHALVGDADGWCAEPDFNNCRADGTSAPVRRVTLDSALAGREVHFVKMDIEGAEPDALQGARSLMGQWHPKLAICVYHETRHLLDIPLSLYDLHAGYRIYLRHHSTHTLWETVCYAAPG
- a CDS encoding B12-binding domain-containing radical SAM protein; amino-acid sequence: MTAETVNIPHQAGQEREFSLLFVILPYRVYANEAKSSKTRSFTAMPYGVLSIASYLKKHSRRPLDIRIFDMNLYDRDEWHSALAQTLAQRTPDVVGLSLMFDISYRYVAEIAGAARKLSPETLILLGGAAATTSWEAIPREQPDIDAVCYAEGEAALLRLVNAPEPRAELARHPAWVTRHKLDQRVPPVADYLNDLDELIDIDYGLIEYWKYGMKEAFSPFSSYGDDHENRQFFIVTSRGCPFKCVFCAEPSFHGKNMRYASVDAVIAHVGQLVERYGMNVLTFYDDQLLLERDRAKELFRRLAPFGLRVETPNGLTAAFIDDEMAMLMKGAGMDTVPLAIESGSDHVLKHIIHKPLRLDKLKGIVDTLKKRGLFVQGFFVSGLPGELEEHRDETVRFIKEVGLDWGSFSLATPLRGTQLYHLCVENGWIDKNLGIGDIDLNQYIIRVPGTDPDHIMRKTYLMNLEVNFVYNHRMSAGDYAVAARCFEDVIQRYGNHAFAYYYLAQAQRAMAADDGGDALEHYFHIVETDPTWKSYAQAFDLPVH
- a CDS encoding radical SAM/SPASM domain-containing protein, with amino-acid sequence MKAQVKPRINLDNRTPLQEVIPLSTPFVLFVDPVNTCNFQCKFCPTGDRELIRSTGRWQGRLDFEVYRKLIDDLGEFDQPLKVLRLYKEGEPLLHTRFADMVGYAKRSGHVQYIDTTTNGYLLTPDRVGPILDAGIDRINISVDGMSSAQYWEFTQTRVDFDRFVDNIRQLYQRKGDCEICVKIPGDILGETDKQRFYDIFGEIADRVFIENFAPCWPSFDVEERTGIEITEGIYGNTIHDIETCPYIFYSMAVNTDGSVSLCFLDWARKLSIGDVRTESLKAIWNGEAMRRHRIAHLSGCRKDDPTCAACGQLSHCLPDNIDPYRWQLLERIDPGTRPPLGKVA